The genome window ATTTACGTAATTTACGAGAAAATGCTATGCATTTAAGTTCTAATTTTCTCATAATACGTCTAACTTTCTTTTGATTAATAAGGATACCACTATTTTTTAATGTAGCTGTAATTCGGCGATAGCCATATCTGCCATTGTGTTCTTTAAAAATAGACATGATTTTTTCTTCAATATCTTTATCTGGATTTTCAATATCAAATCTCTTCTGGCAATACATATATGTTGATTTAGGAAATTTAGTAGCTTCAAGAAGAATGGAGAGTTTAAAGTCCTTACGAAGATCATAAATTACTTTTGCTTCGTATTGTTTTTTAACCTTTCGGGAACATTCATCCCTGAAGCACGCAACTTTTTTAGAAATGCAAGCTCCGCTTTTAAAAGTTTATTTTCATATTCTAATTCTTGTTCTCTTGTTAATTTATTTTTTTCTTTAGTGTTTTTGTTTTTATTCATTGATGGTCTTCCTTTCGTTTTAGACAAGGCATCGACACCACCATGTAAAAGTTTTTGTTTCCATATTGCTATAAGTGTACTATTGTTCATTCCAAAATGGTTAGCGACTTCTTGTGCACTAGATTTAGTTGTTATCATATAGTTTATAACATCTAGCTTGAACTGTATAGTATAAAAAGTATTTTTATTTTTTCTTTTTAGTCCATCCTCTCCTAATGTATTATACGTATTAACCCATCTTTCAACTTGAGAATGGCTAGCAACTCCATATTGTTTTGCTATTGAAGCATATCCTCCTTCTCTATTTAAATAGGACTTAACTACTTTTAATTTGAAATTAAAATCGTATTTAGCCATATAGAAACACCCCAATCGTTAGATTTTTAGTCCAACAATTGGGGTGCAGTACAAGATAAGCCTCTTTTTCATTGTTGAAATGCTGAAAATATATTTGATTTCATACAAAAAAGAGTGTCTCATGAACTAAAAAGTTCACTTTGAGACACTTCCTTTTGTTAAGTCACTTTGCTTTACTCACCTTTTCTTACATCATTTTCACCAATATGTTGTATTCCAATAAATATAAGATTTATTAATTCTGTTAGTGATTTCCATTGTGATTCTTTTGAATCAAGATAATAATAGTTTTTCGTTCCTTCTCTACGTACATTAACAATTTCTGCTTCTTTCAATATTTTAAGATGATGAGATACAGCAGGACGAGAAAGATGTGTTTTTTCTGTAATTTCTCCTACTCGTATACCATTAAAGTCACTCTCTAGGAGTGTAATTAAAATCAACTGTCTAGTTTCATCACCCATAGCAGAAATAGCTTTACGACATTCTTTAAATTTAGATGTTATTTCTTGTATTCTTTGCTGACATTCTTTTTCCATAAAAACCTCCATACCTTATAAGTATCTAACACTTGCTGTCTCTTTTTGTGCAGTACGTCTATATTTAACATCTGGATATCCAATCACTAGTGTCATAACTACATGTTCCTTGTGTTTTAAACCTAAAAGTTTTTTTAACTTTGGTGAATTATTTGCTACATCTGAAAAATATCCACTAAATAAGACTCCTAGACCATAAGATTCTGCCATTAATGCCATATTTGATGCTGCAAGTGAACCACTAATCTTATCTTTTGTAACTATCATTATTGCATTAGGAGCATTCTTGAAAAAAAAGTTATCATCAATTGGAACTTCCTTTGAATGCTTAACAACAATGTTTGCAATAGGTTTTATTTTTCTAAAAAACTTCACTGCTTCCTTTTCATATATTGCTTTTTTATTATCCAAAACAATATATGATACATCTTGTGAGTTTTTAGCACTAGGTGTATATCTACCTGCCTCTATAATTTGATTTATTATTTCTGGAGAAACTTCTTTATCTTTGAATTTACGGATACTTCTTCTAGATTTAATTGCCATTAATAATTCGTCTGGGTCTAATTTTGGCTTATTTGTAAGTTCTATTGGTGGTTCATCAAATCCCGTCAATGTAATAGCTTCTTTTGGGCAGATTGCTGCACAGTGACCACACATTAGGCAGTCTTGCCTTTTAATTACTGATTTTTTATTTTCTATAGTTATATTATTTACTGGACAATCATTTTTGCAAAGTCCACATCCAATACAAAGATCTTTATTAACTTCAATTATATGTTGGTGTTTCATATTCATCCACATACCTTTCGTTTATTAGTTTAAACTATTATAACACGAAGATGTTTTTTATATTCATTGGTAAAGAATTTGATTACCATTAAATCTTTAATATCTCTATTACATAAACTTTTCATAGATTTTAAAACAGTATAGTTTTCATATAATAAAAAATCAACCTATTCTAAAATATTTGCCATCTTTATAGTCTAAGTTTAAAAAATCTTCATATTATTATTTTTGTTTATTGTTATAAAAAAAAGCACACCCCTAATTAGATGTACATTTTAAATAATTTTATCTTTTATAAAAGTTATAATTCCTGTAGATTTTATCAGATTCTTTTAGATTAATTCAATATTCCAAAATAAATTCGAATTTATAGTTTATACAATATCTACACTTCACAAAACACACCTACTATTTCTTTTTTGGTAGATGCACTTAAAATCCTTTCACTTATATCTTCACCACCTAAAATATAAGCTATTTTAGACATTAATATTATATCTTCATTACCTTCAGATTGTGGCATAGCAAACATAATTATTATTTTTACAGGTAAACCATCTATACTTGGCCAATCTACACCTTCTCTAGATTTACCTATTACTACAGATGCTTTCCTTACATACTTTGTCTTTCCATGTGGCATGGCCATCTGATAACCTATACTTGTAGAACCTATCTTCTCTCTATGTTTTAATGCCTTTATGAACTTATTTTTTGAAGTTATACTTCCTTTATCGTATAATTTATCTACTAATTCTTGTATTATACCTTCTTTTGTAGTTGATTTTAAGTCTAAAATAACACTTTCTTCGTTCAATATTTCTCTAATTTCCATTTATTTTCTCCAATACATTGTTATCAAATAATATTTTAATATCCTCTTCTCTTTCGCAATCTATTATATAATTTATATAGTTCTTTTGCCTATATAGATTTGATACTTCAATCAGAATATGCTTTAAAAAACTATGATTACTAGTTTCTAAATAAAGATTAATCACTCTATTAATATTATCGACATTCATTATTACCTTATTTACTTTACTTTGATTGCATATATATATATTTAAATCTTTTCCTAATGAAATAGAGTCATATTTACTACTTAAATTCATGCCTATTAAACTTCTCATCTGGCTTACATCAAGATTAAAATATATATTATCTTTTAAATACACTCCTAATAAATTTGTATCTAAGTGCATACTCTTCCTAGGTTTATTAAGTAAAGTATTTTTTATATTATTGATATCACTTTCCATTAATAGTACTGATACAACTATATGTAATTTGTCTCTCAAGTCTAAATTTACAGTAGATATTACAAAATCTACATCATCTAAATTTCGCTTATTCAGCTGATGCATAGGAATTATATCAACTATAGTCCACTCAGGAAATTCTCTTTTTAATCTAGCTGCAAGAAGCTGAGATGTTCCATATCCTGTATTGCAAACTACTATTACTCTTTTACTACTCATATTTCTTTCTATAGCCGCTTGAAAATATGTAGCAATATACGAAACTTCATCTATACTAATATTCTTTAGATTATAATGTTCTGTCATAATGTTTATAGTCATCATGCACAATCCCAATACCTCTGAAAATCTCTCTTGTATCTCTTCTAATAATGGATTTTTTATTTGGATATCATATCTTAATCTGTTTAACATGTGCCTTACATGAGATACTAGACTTTTTTGTAGTAGTTCATCATCTCTAAGACTTATATTTAAAAACTGTGACATATTCTCTATCATTATAGATGATACTTTTTCACTGTCACTTAATATATCTGATTCATTATTACAACTCCTATTACTTTCGCTACTAAATCCAGATGATACTAAATAAATATATATATATTTAATTTCATCTTTAGTTATTTTTACTCCATATCTATTTTCTATTTTATCTATAAGTGTAGTAACTTTTTGATATACTAACTCATCCAAATTACATATGGAAACTTCCTTTTCTTCCTGAAACTCTATTTGATTACCTTCTTTAACTCTCTTTAAGCATATAAGTATATGCGTAATTAAATTTATATAGTAGGGCTGACTTATAACATATCCTAAATTGTTTTCCAATTCTGTAATTATAGTTTCTACAAATATGATGGAATCAATATCAAATAAATTTATCAATGCACTAAATGTAGCAGAATCTAATCTTGTTAACTCAGATATATCATGTTGTTCATAATTTTCATCTAATAAATCATCCACCATCTTAGCAATCGATTTCCTTATATCTACTTCTTTACCTATAATTTTAGTTCCCTCTAATGTTTTATTAAGTTTTAAATTATATTCTTTTATCCATTCCTCTATATATTTAAAATCATTTACTATCGAAGTTTTACTTACATAATACTTATCCGATAACTGATTTATTGAAGTTACATTACTTGAATTTAATAATAGATATTTTAAAATTTCCATCCTTCTTTGCTCTACTGATAAAGATTTATTTCCCTTTGGTTGTATATTTAAACTATTAATTAGGTCTATATTGTTCTTTGCTGAAGCTTCTATTAATATTCCACAACCTCTTTTTATATCAATTTTTATATTAAAAGTCTCTAAATATATCTCAATCATCTTCAAATCTTTTTGTAATGTTTTATCTGATACATTTAATTTATCTTTAAAGTATTTTATAGGCTTATATTCATTTTCATTTAATATCAATTTAAGAAATTCAATTTGTCTTGATACAAGCATACTTATGCCCCCTACCTATTTTTTGATATTTCTATTAAGTACTATTTTAGCATATTTCATACTTATGTAAGAATACTAAGATACTTCTGTATCATAAAAGAATTTATGATACACTTTACAAAATTCATATAATATAGAATATAATTTCAAAATAAAAAATAAGGATATTGAGATGTAGCTGGCTACTTCTCAATATCCTTATTTTCAATCTTATTTATAATTTAAGCACTAAGTACTTCAAATTCACTACTTTCACCCTTTATAGTAGGCTTTGTTATCCCTATAATTAATGTTGTTATTACTGTTCCAACTAATATGCAAGCTATATACGCAATTGGTGAACTACATGCAAATGGTATTACAAATATTCCTCCATGTGGTGCCATCAAGGTTATATCTAAACTCATACATATTGCTCCACCTATACAAGAACCAATTATATTTGCTGGAATCATTCTTAACGGGTCTGCAGCTGCAAATGGTATTGCTCCTTCTGTTATGAAAGATGCACCCATTATAGCAGTTGGCAGTGCTGACTTTCTTTCTTCTTTAGTAAACTTATTTTTGAATATTAACATAGCTAATGCTATTGCTAATGGAGGTACCATTCCACCTACCATTAATGCTGCTGATGGTTCAAATACATTACTAGAGAACATGGCTAATCCAAATGCTGAAGCTGTTTTATTAATAGGACCTCCCATATCTGATGCCATCATTCCTGCTAATATTGCACCTAATAATATTTTATTAGTTCCAGACATACTTTGTAACCAAGACTGTAAAGCTTCATTTAACCATGATGCTGGCGTATTAACTATGAAGAACATTATAGCTCCACTAGTGAATGCAATCAACAGTGGACATATCAGCACGGCATTTACTCCCTTTAATACACCCGGTAAGTTTTCTGTTATCTTCATTACTCCTAAAGCTATATATCCTGTTGCAAATCCTGCTACCATACCCCCTAGAAATCCTGAACCTCCAATAACTGCCATGAAACCAGCTATCATAGCAGGAGCAAAACCTTGTCTTCCAGCAATTGATTTAGCTATAAAACCAGCAAGTATTGGTATGAATAACTTAAATGCTGAGTCGCCTCCAAGTTGTCCAAAGAATCCAGCTATAGGGTTGTATGTTTCATGAGTTGGGTCTGATGCAAATATACCAAACATAAATGCTATGGCTATACCAATCCCACCTATTACTACAAATGGAATCATTTCAGATACACCATTCATTAAGTGCTTATAAATACCTTTTTTCTCTGCTCCTTGAAGTATTTCTTTTGAATCTTCTAAAGTTTTTCCACCTGGCTTAATTTCTTTAGCCATCCCATTTTCAGCATTTACAATTAAATTTTTGGCTAATGAGACATTCTTAGCATCTGCTACTTTCTTTTGTAATACTTTCTTTCCTATAAATCTACTTGTTTGAATTTCCCTATCACAAGCTATTATTACGTACTCCGCTCTTTTTATATCCTCTTTAGTTAACTTATTTTCTACGCCTATAGCTCCATGTGTTTCTATTTTAACTTCATATCCAAGTTCTTGTCCTGCTTCCTCTAACGCTTTTTTTGCCATAAAAGTATGAGCTATGCCTGTTGGACATCCTGTTATTCCAACTATAAGACCTTTATTTTGATTATTACTTGAATCTCCTGATTCTACAACTTTACAATTAAATATATCTAATATTTCATATGGAGTTTCTGCACTTAGTAAGTTCTTAATAAGATTTTCATCCATTAAATATGTAGCTAGTTTAGATATAATCTTAAGGTGCTCGTCTAAACCTGACTCTGGAATTGCTATCATAAAAAATGACCTAAGTTTTTGACCATCATTATCCGTAATATCCTTATCTGTTCTTAAATACATCATCACAGGTTGCTTTACTGCACTTGACTTAGCATGAGGGATAGCTATTAAATTCCCCATGTTAGTTGGTGATTCTTTTTCACGTTTATTAATATCAATTATAAACTTTTCTTTATCATTTATATAATTTCCACGATACAAATGATTTACCATGTAATCAATTACATCTTTCTTAGTTTGCATTTGTTTATCTAATACAATACAATCACTACGTAATATTTGGTCTACCATAAATTCTCACCTCCTCGTAATTTATTATCCAATCACTAATTCTTCTTTTTCTAAAAAGCATTTTAATTTATCTATGTCATTAAATAAATTCATTTTAAACTCTATAACTTCCCTTGCAGTTTCTATGCATTGTGGATATATAGCATCTGGCTCATATAAACTTGGATTTTGTTCTAATACTTCTCTATACTTCTTATAATATGCTGATTTAACATCACTTGAAATATTTACTTTACAAACTCCTAGTTTAACTGCTTGTGCTATTTCTTCATCTGGATTTGATGAGCCTCCATGAAGGACTAAAGGTATATCTACTACTTCTTTTATTTCTTTTAATAAATCTAATCTAAGTTCTGGTTTAAACTCTTTTGGATATATACCATGCGCCGTACCAATTGCAATAGCTAGTGTGTCTACTCCTGTTTTTTCAACAAAATCCCTAGCTAATTGTGGATTTGTATATATTATTTCATCAGAACCGCCTTCTCCTGATGTTCCAGTTGTACCTATTGTGCCAAGTTCTCCTTCCACAGATACATTTAATCCTTTTGCTATTTCTACTACTTCCCTAGATATAGCTACATTTTCTTCATATGGTAAATGTGACCCATCAATCATTACTGATGTAAACCCACATCTTATAGCTCTTAATATTTGCTCTTTATTTGCTCCATGATCTAGGTGTATTACCATAGGTATTTTACTCTTATTTGCTTCTTCTATACAACTAGCTACAAAGCTATCTCCTAGGAAACTTAACTCATTTGGATGTATCGCAAGTATTACTGGTGCTTTTTTTTCATTGGCACTCTGTACTACTGCCTTAAGTATTTGCCCACTCCCTATATTAAATGCTGGTACTGCAAATTGATTTTCTTGTGCAACTTTTAACATTTCCTTCATATTTATTAACATATTGTGCCTCCTGATATTTTTAATTTTAGTTTTGATTTGTTTGTTATTTATCTCATTGTTGTTATATTTAAATAATATCAAGATAATAAATGTTCGAAAATGACAATAGTTTTCCTTTTAAAAAAGGAACTTTTATTATACACTCTAAGTTCCTTTTCAATAAATAATTTTTAGAAGTCTGCATCATAGTTAACTATACTTCTTAGGGACAGCTTCTCTTCTTAACTGTTTTAACATACCTTATCTTTCATAATTCTTTATAATAAACAATTATATAAATACAACTGTAATACTTCTAGACCTTTAAATTATTGCATCCTAACAAATTATAATCCACAATAATAATTCATAAAGCAAAGGTATAGCAAATTATAAAATTTTTTAAAATCATTTAACATCTTAAGCTTATTTATTATCTGTATAAAAACCCAAGAAGGTGCTAAATAAAACAATACTTAGACTTTGGAAGACGAAGAACTGACTCTGGAGTTATCGGTCAAAACTAAATAATTTATCAAAAGATATAAACATATCAAATATCCTACTTTCATTTACTAGAAAATTAATGGTTAATGATAGTATATTTAATATACCTATAGCTATAAATTTAAAGATACTTGTACCATAGTTAGTACTATATTGGTGTCAAAAAATTAAAAAGATATTAGCCATTTAGCCAATATCTTTTCGTAGATTTCAATGGTAGATATGATTTATAAGAATTATCCTTTATTATTTTATGCAAATCTTTTTCTATCTAATTTAAAAATTATTCCTAATGCCATATAACATATACCAATTACTAATACACCATAAGCCATAGATACTCCTATCTTAAATTCTTGCATATTAGTTACAATAGAAATTGAAATAGGTCTATTGTAAACACCATAAAGCAAGGCTGACATTGTATATTCTCCAATTGTACGAATGAATACTAATATAGCTCCTGAAATTATTCCTGGCATCATATTTGGGATTATTACATTATAAAAGGTTTGTATCCTTCCAGCCCCTAAACTCCTTGATGACTCTTCTAGCCCTAAATTTATTGACTTCATAGCAACCTCATTGGATGAAAATAATAATGGCAAAGCATAAATTGTATATGCTATAGGTAAAATATAAAAACCACCTATTAATGACTCATTAAAAGCAAATATACTTTTTTGATTAAATGTATTAATTAGGTTAACTGCAATGGCACTTGCAGGCATACTCCAAGGTAACATTATAATAAATTTTGCTAGTCGATTATATGTATTATCCTTTTTAATTACTAAATATGATACTGGTACAGTAATTATCAATCCTAATGCCACTGCCATTAAAGACATTTTCAAACTGTTTAACATAGGCTGTAATACACGTGATTTTTGGAAAATCATCTGGTAGTTTTCCAGTGTAAAGTCTCTAGGAAATATAGATGTCATAATTGAATATGTACTTACAAAAGATAAATATACAATAGTAATTATAGGAAGCATAATCATAATAATTTGTATTTCAATAATAATCTTGCATACAAATGTAAATAAATCTTTTTTTCTATTATCAACTTTATAACTTTGAGATTTTAAAGATGATACTACTCCATATTTTTTGCCATAATACTGCAATAAAATCATAAATGAAATCCCCATTAGTAATAAAGTAATTACTTGAACTGAGGCTATATCCATGTGGTTATTAGCCTTAGACCTAACAATCTGAGTGCTTAAAACTTTAAAACCACCACCTATAAGATTTGGGGCTGAGAAAGAACTAATCCCAGATGCAAAAGTTATAATAGTAGAGCTTATAACAGCAGGTGTAATAACAGGCCATATTACATCAAAAAATACTCTTAGCTTTGATGCTCCCATTCCTTTTGCAGCTTCAACTGTTGAGTAATCCACATATTTTAAGGCAACATATACATTTAAATAAAAATACACATACTGAGTATAGGCAACCACAAATAAAATTCCTTTTAATCCACTAAAATCATAAGGTTTGTCGATAAAAGAGAGTAAAAATTCTATAGATTTTGTAACTATACCAGTTTCTCCATAAAGCTGAATACATGCAATTACCATAATTACTCCAGGAATCATCATTGGACTTAATAAAAGAATATGTATGATTTTTTTGTGTTTGTCACAAACAAATGTCATATATAAGGCAAGCGATATTCCCATAATTCCACATACAAGTACAGAACCCAATCCCAAAATTATAGTATTATTTACTACCCTTAAATTATTAGCATTTGAAAAATATTCTTTGAAAACTTCAAAAGAATATCTACCTTCACCTTGAAATGCTTGTGCAAAGGTGTTAGTTATTGGAACGATAATATATCCAATCAAAATCCAAAATAATATACTGTATAAAATAATAGAAATAATATTTTTAGATGTAAATTTACTATGGTTTCTTTTTTTAATCATATTATTCACCTTGTAGCACACCTAAATATGCCCTATCCCCTACGTTTAATTTATTGCTATTATTCAGCCTATTAAGTTCAGTCACTTGATATTTTTTCCCATTATTTGATACTGTATATTCTAAAATTGGTCCTAAGAAATTCTTAGATTCTATTTTTACTTTTACAAAACCACTTTGGTCGGTATTTTGCAATAATATCATTTCTTCAGGTCTTTTATAAATATAAGACCTTGTCTCTTTTTCAATATTAAAATTAACATAATCCTCTTTTTCAATACAGTTTGAAGTACCTACAAAGTTTGCTACGAAATCATTCAATGGGCTTTTGTAAACTTCCATTGGCATACCAATTTGAAGAACTTTGCCCTTATCCATTACAGCTATTCTATCAGAAATAGCCAAGGCCTCTTGTTGATCATGAGTAATAAATAAAGTGGTAATACCTATCTTTTGTTGTATCTCTCTTATTTCTTCTCTCATCTTGACTCTTAAGGCTACATCTAGATTAGACATTGGTTCATCTAATAAAAGCATAGTAGGCTCAGTAGCTAATGCTCTTGCTACTGCCACTCTTTGTTGCTGTCCACCAGATAGTTCATCAATCTTTTTTCTCCTAAACTCTTTCATTCCTGCCAATTCTAAATAAGTATCACATTTTTCCATTATAATTTTTTTAGATAACTTTTTTATTTTCAACCCATAAGATATATTTTCTTCTACAGTCATATTTGGAAACAGTGCATAGTTTTGAAAAACAGTTCCCATATTTCTATTTTCTGGTTCTAGATTGGTAATATTCTTATCACCAACATAAATACTCCCAGAAGAAGGCTTTATAAATCCACCAATTATTCTTAAAATAGTTGTTTTACCACATCCAGAAGGTCCTAATAAAGTAAAAAACTCTCCTTCTTTAATGGATATATTAACATCATGTAATACTTTTTCTTTTCCATAATAGTGATTAATTTCTTTTAATTCTATATTCTTCATATCGTCCTCACAAATTATCTAATATTTATAAATTTTTAAATATACACATGATGAATCATCATAGATTTTAAATCTAGTTTTAAATCTAAGAAACTCTATTGCCATTTCATCACCTTTTTTATTTCTCTAATTTTGCTATATATAATCTATACTTTAATATAAGCTCTTTTCATCATTTAATCTTTATCAAAACTCTTATACCTGCCACATCCACATGAATTGTATTTTTACTATAATTAAAAGTTCTGCATAATAAAAATTTCATTTCGCTTAAGCAACTATATTTATGAATCACTTCATATCATTGGTTACTTCATTAATCACTCAAAATATACTTTATTTAATATTGGTGTATTAGTATCATTTGGTTACACGAGTTATACAAAAATCATGATATGCCATAGTTCCCTTATACGTAAAATAGCGAGGAAAATCCTCACTATTTTTGTATATAATATTAAATTATCTAACTAGACTATTTTATAGTTTTATTGTTATCTATTATATCGGTTTCCCACTTTTCAATCCAGTTAGATTGATTTTTTCCAATTACAGACCAATCTACATTCATAGCTTTATATTCTTTTGACATCCACTTTGGTGAATCTTTAAGTGCAGAATCTAATGTCGGAATACGATTAAAATCATTTGCAACCATAGCTTGAACCTTAGCACTTCCAACAAAATCTACGAATTTAGCTGCTGCTTTTGGATGTGGTGCATTTTTTAGAGCTGCTACACAGTCTGTGATTACTACAGAACCACTCTCTGCATCCACAACTTCTAATGGCATATTATTTTTTTCTTTGTTTTCTATTATATCACTTAACACTGCAACAGATATAGCAGCTTCACCTTTACCTATTGCTGAATACATAACACTTCCACTATTGTAGTAGTTCTTTATATTTTTATTTAAATCTTCAAGATACTTCCAAGCTTCAGCTTCACTCTTAGTAGTTGAATAGTAATTAATTAAGTTACTAACAGTAGAACGCATAGACGACGATAATGAGTCTCTAGTAACTATTGAATCTTTATATTCTTCTTTTGTTAAATCGCTCCAATCTTTTGGTGCTTTATCAGCTGATAATAATTTTGTGTTATAAAACATAATTACTGGTGTTTTTATAGTTCCATACCAATATCCTTCTGAATCTTTATAAGACTTGTCTAATTCATTATTCCAGCTTGGTTCAGTCTTTTCATACAATCCTTCTTCTTTTAATTGCATATATGTAGACGTATCTCCACCAAACATTATATCTGCTTGTGGATTATCTTTTTCACTTCTAACACGATCTGCTAGTTCACCCTTTAAATTTATGAATTCAACATTAACTCCTGTTTCCTTTGTAAATTCTTCAGAAATTGCTCCTAACATATCCTCGCTATGTGTAGTATATACTACTAATGTATCCTCTAATTTGTCACTTTTTGATGTGTTATCATTGCTACAAGCTACCAGTGATAATGACATCACTACAGTTAATAAAATAGTTGCTATTTTTCTCTTCATATCAATACCTCCCCCATCTTCATTTTAAATGTTATTATTCTTATAGTCAACGATTCGACAATAATCTATATAATTGTATTTTTCTATAATTACTTATTTTATTATTGTATTTTTCTATAATTATACTTATTTTTATACATATAATTTTTATATTGACATTAATCTATTTTCAATATTAGTATTTTATTTCTTCAAAACATATTTTAAATATTAGTAGTATCATTCTT of Clostridioides sp. ES-S-0054-01 contains these proteins:
- a CDS encoding winged helix-turn-helix transcriptional regulator, whose protein sequence is MEKECQQRIQEITSKFKECRKAISAMGDETRQLILITLLESDFNGIRVGEITEKTHLSRPAVSHHLKILKEAEIVNVRREGTKNYYYLDSKESQWKSLTELINLIFIGIQHIGENDVRKGE
- a CDS encoding nitroreductase family protein, whose amino-acid sequence is MKHQHIIEVNKDLCIGCGLCKNDCPVNNITIENKKSVIKRQDCLMCGHCAAICPKEAITLTGFDEPPIELTNKPKLDPDELLMAIKSRRSIRKFKDKEVSPEIINQIIEAGRYTPSAKNSQDVSYIVLDNKKAIYEKEAVKFFRKIKPIANIVVKHSKEVPIDDNFFFKNAPNAIMIVTKDKISGSLAASNMALMAESYGLGVLFSGYFSDVANNSPKLKKLLGLKHKEHVVMTLVIGYPDVKYRRTAQKETASVRYL
- a CDS encoding PTS sugar transporter subunit IIA, with translation MEIREILNEESVILDLKSTTKEGIIQELVDKLYDKGSITSKNKFIKALKHREKIGSTSIGYQMAMPHGKTKYVRKASVVIGKSREGVDWPSIDGLPVKIIIMFAMPQSEGNEDIILMSKIAYILGGEDISERILSASTKKEIVGVFCEV
- a CDS encoding transcription antiterminator, encoding MLVSRQIEFLKLILNENEYKPIKYFKDKLNVSDKTLQKDLKMIEIYLETFNIKIDIKRGCGILIEASAKNNIDLINSLNIQPKGNKSLSVEQRRMEILKYLLLNSSNVTSINQLSDKYYVSKTSIVNDFKYIEEWIKEYNLKLNKTLEGTKIIGKEVDIRKSIAKMVDDLLDENYEQHDISELTRLDSATFSALINLFDIDSIIFVETIITELENNLGYVISQPYYINLITHILICLKRVKEGNQIEFQEEKEVSICNLDELVYQKVTTLIDKIENRYGVKITKDEIKYIYIYLVSSGFSSESNRSCNNESDILSDSEKVSSIMIENMSQFLNISLRDDELLQKSLVSHVRHMLNRLRYDIQIKNPLLEEIQERFSEVLGLCMMTINIMTEHYNLKNISIDEVSYIATYFQAAIERNMSSKRVIVVCNTGYGTSQLLAARLKREFPEWTIVDIIPMHQLNKRNLDDVDFVISTVNLDLRDKLHIVVSVLLMESDINNIKNTLLNKPRKSMHLDTNLLGVYLKDNIYFNLDVSQMRSLIGMNLSSKYDSISLGKDLNIYICNQSKVNKVIMNVDNINRVINLYLETSNHSFLKHILIEVSNLYRQKNYINYIIDCEREEDIKILFDNNVLEKINGN
- a CDS encoding PTS sugar transporter subunit IIA, which gives rise to MVDQILRSDCIVLDKQMQTKKDVIDYMVNHLYRGNYINDKEKFIIDINKREKESPTNMGNLIAIPHAKSSAVKQPVMMYLRTDKDITDNDGQKLRSFFMIAIPESGLDEHLKIISKLATYLMDENLIKNLLSAETPYEILDIFNCKVVESGDSSNNQNKGLIVGITGCPTGIAHTFMAKKALEEAGQELGYEVKIETHGAIGVENKLTKEDIKRAEYVIIACDREIQTSRFIGKKVLQKKVADAKNVSLAKNLIVNAENGMAKEIKPGGKTLEDSKEILQGAEKKGIYKHLMNGVSEMIPFVVIGGIGIAIAFMFGIFASDPTHETYNPIAGFFGQLGGDSAFKLFIPILAGFIAKSIAGRQGFAPAMIAGFMAVIGGSGFLGGMVAGFATGYIALGVMKITENLPGVLKGVNAVLICPLLIAFTSGAIMFFIVNTPASWLNEALQSWLQSMSGTNKILLGAILAGMMASDMGGPINKTASAFGLAMFSSNVFEPSAALMVGGMVPPLAIALAMLIFKNKFTKEERKSALPTAIMGASFITEGAIPFAAADPLRMIPANIIGSCIGGAICMSLDITLMAPHGGIFVIPFACSSPIAYIACILVGTVITTLIIGITKPTIKGESSEFEVLSA
- a CDS encoding ketose-bisphosphate aldolase, translating into MLINMKEMLKVAQENQFAVPAFNIGSGQILKAVVQSANEKKAPVILAIHPNELSFLGDSFVASCIEEANKSKIPMVIHLDHGANKEQILRAIRCGFTSVMIDGSHLPYEENVAISREVVEIAKGLNVSVEGELGTIGTTGTSGEGGSDEIIYTNPQLARDFVEKTGVDTLAIAIGTAHGIYPKEFKPELRLDLLKEIKEVVDIPLVLHGGSSNPDEEIAQAVKLGVCKVNISSDVKSAYYKKYREVLEQNPSLYEPDAIYPQCIETAREVIEFKMNLFNDIDKLKCFLEKEELVIG